The Candida dubliniensis CD36 chromosome 2, complete sequence genome contains a region encoding:
- a CDS encoding probable serine/threonine-protein kinase, putative, translating into MVQLSLFTNNNNSNNTNINNDDTQYESTTMNTEDITIIPDKTDKTDKLNGSESRSSSRNRTRSISFTRFLFNTNKEHTEQSRGPSNETSDNSVSSPEQNSGFNKLKKMFKTNSSLTPDDGKNGGGGGGRARSASTPLTPPKIKKETTVPIITTTEVSNKEETATTTTTTTTTVNSPPESPVVQSNPYFQYQGVPAHTNTSQNPQIETAPDRSDMSVALRHNDSVFSLNEQGVLKPPKIHYSELSSSSEDNSEPNSPLPKTPMRELVEKDELHLKPIEDERDLAVPTSPFQRALRRVASAPLVHRLLNEKSSDDNNNNNSNGDNNNLGGPFSTSTSMQTSPKKDEPFDINKHIGEVKITGRPRTYTQDRTYSNAATRIVDVQVGPNSFEKVRLLGKGDVGKVFLVREKSSNKLYAMKILNKKEMIERNKIKRALAEQEILATSNHPFIVTLYHSFQSKDHLYLCMEYCMGGEFFRALQTRDTKTICEIDAKFYAAEVTAALEYLHLMGFIYRDLKPENILLHQSGHIMLSDFDLSKQSERAKNPEISFYKSGGMHLSSAGSFNHNGPAIDTKACIDGFRTNSFVGTEEYIAPEVIRGKGHTSAVDWWTLGIFLYEMLYGTTPFKGQDRKKTFANVLKKDVKFLDTQSISSNCRNLIKKLLIKDEEKRLGSKTGASEIKNHGFFKDTQWALLRHQKPPMIPVLTKSKSNNNNNNNKKYDKSSVVIQEATEDNEKISIDMTSKTINNEDDPFSQFSSVTLRYGEFEDLNQSPMYNPESNDYTSVAYTMTSNNGNSFRQKSFLKR; encoded by the coding sequence ATGGTACAATTATCTCTattcaccaacaacaacaatagcaacaatactaatattaataaCGACGATACACAATATGAATCAACCACTATGAATACAGAAGACATTACTATAATACCGGACAAGACTGACAAGACTGACAAACTTAATGGACTGGAATCCCGATCTCTGTCAAGAAACAGAACCCGATCCATATCTTTCACCAGGTTTCTTTTCAACACCAACAAAGAACATACTGAACAATCACGAGGTCCTTCTAATGAAACACTGGATAATTCTGTTAGTTCACCTGAACAAAACTCTGGATTTAAtaagttgaaaaaaatgtttaaaacaaattcttctttgacACCAGATGATGGGAaaaatggtggtggtggtggtggaagAGCAAGATCAGCATCAACACCATTAACTCCACCgaaaataaagaaagaaactaCCGTGCCtattattacaacaacGGAAGTTTCTAATAAGGAAGAAactgctactactactactaccactactactacgGTAAATTCACCACCTGAAAGTCCAGTTGTGCAATCTAATCCATATTTCCAATATCAAGGAGTACCAGCACATACAAACACATCCCAAAATCCTCAAATTGAAACTGCACCAGATAGATCAGACATGTCAGTTGCCTTGAGACATAATGATTCGGTTTTCTCATTGAATGAACAAGGAGTTTTGAAACCACCAAAAATCCATTATAGtgaattatcatcatcaagtGAAGATAATTCTGAACCAAATTCACCTCTTCCTAAAACCCCAATGAGagaattggttgaaaaaGATGAATTACATTTAAAGCCTATTGAAGATGAACGAGATTTGGCTGTACCTACATCACCATTTCAAAGAGCTTTAAGAAGAGTAGCATCAGCTCCATTAGTACATCGTcttttaaatgaaaaatcatCTGAtgataacaacaacaataacagcAATGGTGATAATAACAATCTTGGTGGTCCATTTAGTACTAGTACTTCAATGCAAACATCACCGAAAAAAGATGAACCATTTGATATCAATAAACATATTGGAGAAGTTAAAATTACTGGACGACCAAGAACTTATACTCAAGATAGAACATATTCAAATGCTGCAACAAGAATAGTTGATGTACAAGTAGGTCCTAatagttttgaaaaagtaAGATTATTAGGAAAAGGTGATGTTGGTAAAGTTTTTTTAGTAAGAGAAAAACTGtcaaataaattatatgccatgaaaattttaaataaaaaagaaatgattgaaagaaataaaataaaacgAGCTTTAGCtgaacaagaaattttaGCAACATCAAATCATCCATTTATTGTTACTTTATATCATTCATTTCAATCAAAAGATCATTTATATCTTTGTATGGAATATTGTATGGGTGGAGAATTTTTCCGAGCACTTCAAACTCGTGATACTAAAACTATTTGTGAAATTGATGCTAAATTTTATGCTGCTGAAGTTACAGCTGCATTAGAATATTTACATCTTATGGGATTTATTTATCGAGATTTAAAACCAGAAAATATTCTACTTCATCAATCAGGTCATATTATGTTGagtgattttgatttatcaaaacaaaGTGAACGAGCTAAAAATCCAGAAATATCATTTTATAAATCAGGAGGTATGCATTTATCATCAGCTGGAAGTTTTAATCATAATGGACCAGCAATTGATACTAAAGCATGTATAGATGGATTTCGAACCAATTCATTTGTTGGAACTGAAGAATATATTGCTCCTGAAGTGATTCGTGGTAAAGGTCATACTAGTGCTGTTGATTGGTGGACTCTTGGTATATTTCTTTATGAAATGTTATATGGTACTACTCCTTTTAAAGGTCAAGATCGGAAAAAAACTTTTGCTAATGTTTTGAAGAAAGATGTGAAATTTTTAGATACTCAACTGATATCATCAAATTGTcgaaatttaattaaaaaattattaattaaagatgaagaaaaaagattaGGTTCTAAAACTGGAGCTtcagaaataaaaaatcatGGATTTTTTAAAGATACTCAATGGGCTTTATTAAGACATCAAAAACCTCCAATGATTCCTGTATTAACTAAATCtaaatccaataataataataataataataaaaaatatgataAATCATCAGTGGTAATACAAGAAGCAACGgaagataatgaaaaaatttctatTGATATGACATCgaaaacaattaataatgaagatgatcCATTTTCTCAATTTAGTTCTGTAACTTTAAGATATGgtgaatttgaagatttaaatCAAAGTCCAATGTATAATCCAGAAAGTAATGATTATACAAGTGTGGCTTATACCATGACTTCTAATAATGGAAATTCTTTCCGACAAAAAAGTTTTTTAAAACGGTGA
- a CDS encoding covalently-linked cell wall protein, putative (Similar to S. cerevisiae PIR1), producing MKYSTLVSIAAFISSSLAATVPDEHYSTLSPSGKIPTGASTDFSGTFGIQVVTVESASALSTDTATSTLTRNDNKDVKATPIAQITDGQIQHQTNAQPIAQISDGQIQHQTVKATPVQQINDGQIQHQTTTAPTTTAASAVKQINDGQIQHQTTSTVDNVAKAQSDGQAIATGSNSNSTANIDDNENSLSSILKACSSKNNLQMTLHNSVLKDTNERWGSIVANHQFQFDGPIPQAGVIYSSGWSIKDGYLYLGDSNIFYQCLSGDFYNLYDENVAKQCSAVKLSVIEFVNC from the coding sequence ATGAAATATTCTACCCTTGTTAGTATTGCTGCTTTTATTAGCTCATCTTTAGCTGCTACTGTTCCTGATGAACATTATTCAACATTATCACCTTCAGGTAAAATTCCAACTGGTGCTAGTACAGATTTCAGTGGTACTTTTGGTATTCAAGTTGTTACTGTTGAATCAGCTTCTGCTCTTTCTACTGATACTGCTACTTCGACATTGACTagaaatgataataaagatGTTAAAGCTACTCCAATTGCTCAAATAACTGATGGACAAATTCAACATCAAACTAATGCTCAACCAATTGCTCAAATTAGTGATGGACAAATTCAACATCAAACAGTTAAAGCTACACCAGTTCAACAAATAAATGATGGACAAATTCAACATCAAACTACAACTGCCcctactactactgctgCTTCTGCtgttaaacaaattaatgatGGACAAATCCAACACCAAACCACTTCTACTGTTGATAATGTTGCTAAAGCTCAATCTGATGGTCAAGCAATTGCAACTGGTTCTAACTCAAACTCAACTGCAAACATTGATGACAATGAAAattctttatcatcaattctTAAAGCTTGTtcatcaaaaaataatttacaaatgACTTTACATAATTCAGTTTTAAAAGATACTAATGAACGTTGGGGGAGTATTGTTGctaatcatcaatttcaatttgatggACCAATTCCTCAAGCCGGAGTTATTTATAGTTCTGGTTGGTCAATTAAAGATggttatttatatttaggTGATtctaatattttttatcaatgtTTATCAGGAgatttttataatttatatgATGAAAATGTTGCTAAACAATGTTCAGCTGTTAAATTAAGtgttattgaatttgtcaattgttaa